Below is a window of Chelmon rostratus isolate fCheRos1 chromosome 23, fCheRos1.pri, whole genome shotgun sequence DNA.
CGGCCGAGACCGTACACACTGCAGAGGAGACGCAGGCAGAGAAATTACTACAATTTATCTTCTCCCACTTTGCCTGACTCTGAGCAGCATTCAATTTAACAAATGGCAGCCAGTCAGTCGAAACTGAATTAGTTCCATTTAGAAAACGTGTCCTTTCTGAGCGGCGCCGCCAGAGCGGGCTGACGATGGGGGAGAGACGCGAGGGTAAAATTAGCACGTCGGAGTCGACCCATTTTCTTCTCGCTGTGCCGCAGGTATGAGCAGAGCGAGTGGGGCtggaaggagagggaaaagagggaggagatgaaCGACGAGAGGGCATGGTACCTGCTGGCCCGCGACGGCGACTCCGCCCCCGTGGCCTTCTCTCACTTCCGATTCGACGTGGAGTGTGGGGAGGAGGTTTTATATTGGTAAGGCCCACGAGTATGTGGATTGAagttccagcagcagcttttttcctttttttattgaGGTTCTGGCAGCAAATAGATACTTCAGTTCCAAATCCATACAGAACCACATTTATCAGTTATGCTGGAGTCAGTTCCAGTCTTGATAATTAGGTAGGATGGAGTCCAGTCCAGAGGTGTCCAAGACTGGTTTTCATATGCTGATAAATTCCTCGACATTGTCATGAAGGGTGTCGGTCGGCTTTtccagagggagagaaagttgGAGAactttctatttttgtttttgtttttttactctaTGCCCGCTCTGGTCTAACTTGTTGTCTTGACTCTGCAGCTATGAGGTGCAGTTAGAGAGCAGAGTGCGGAGGAAAGGACTCGGCAAGTTCCTCATCCAGATACTACAGCTCATTGCTAACAGGTAAAACCTACAGCTACAGTCATGGCTGTGTGAGATTCAGATGCTTTTCAAATGTGGATGAATAACCAAGTGAATGTGGATTAATGGCTTTATTCtctattaaaggataacttttgttttttacaacctggaccttatttgtagcattaaatatgaccatttactcacccagacaactttggtggcatttggagtcgttttgaagaaattagccccagaggagcggcgcatatatccgtataatgcgagtactcggggcatccatgcgcagcctctatataacgcataatctgcgccgaaactcattcatattccaatattttgttatggtatgctggtgctattcccctctgagcccgtggtggcatgttatcaacatccagggtctctagacaactacctctgatgcagatgatgtcattaccgaacgccgggcgctgcgagcagccagccacaacacggctgactctgcggcggtcggctacgaatacgcaataaccaaccatagctgtgccaaactacagctaaactagccgaccgccagctcagaggggaatagcaccagcatatcataactaaatattgtaatatgaacgagttttcatgcgtttatagaggctgcgcatggatgccccgagtactcgcattatacggatatacgcgccgctcctctggggctaatttcttcaaaacgactccaaatgccaccaaagttgtctgggagggtaaatggtcgtatttaatgctacaaataaggtccaggttgcaaaaaacgaaagttatcctttaatagcTGTTAAAAAGATAATTGTGCGTCTCATAATTAGACATTTGTGTCCTGTACTACAAGATTGATACATGATAGTGTTGAGCTTGTAAGATTGACAAGTATACAGATGTAAACAGTGCATGATGtagaatattttaaaaaaaaaaaagactttgcaAAAGTTTTTATGAGAAAGGAAATGCAATCAAGGAAATGCACAATGAGTTTTGGTGAAATGTGAGTAAATATGGTTGTTtgttctctgctctcctgctcttcctGTCCAGTACACAGATGAAGAAAGTGATGTTGACAGTTTTCAAACACAACCACGGGGCTTACCAGTTCTTCAGAGAAGCTTTACAGTGAGTGAACCAGCTCCACGAaggctgtgttttgtgaatatGTGGAAATGGAGAGTTTAATGTTGGAATATAATTTGTTTCTGTAACGCTGAAGCCTGTTCCTGCAAACAGGCTGATCCAAAGTGAAGACAGTTTCTGCAGAAGCAtaaagaaaagaggacaaacacaaGGGTCACTGTAATCTAATGTACAGATATACAACTAACTGACCCCCTCTCTGccacgccccccccccccatatttAGGTTTGAGATCGATGAGACTTCGCCAAGCATGTCCGGTTGCTGCGGCGACGACTGCTCTTACGAGATCCTCAGCCGGCGAACCAAACACGGCGAGGCCTCGGCGGGACACACCCACGGGGGCGGCCACTGCGGGGGCTGCTGCCACTGATCCGCTTCAGTTACACCTTTTATGATTGGTTATAAAAGCCAACAACTttcatggctgt
It encodes the following:
- the naa40 gene encoding N-alpha-acetyltransferase 40, yielding MGRKSNRAKEKKARRLEERAAMDAVCAKVDAANKLDDPLAAFPAFKKYDRNGLNLQIECKRVTSLNPLSVEWAFELTRANMQTLYEQSEWGWKEREKREEMNDERAWYLLARDGDSAPVAFSHFRFDVECGEEVLYCYEVQLESRVRRKGLGKFLIQILQLIANSTQMKKVMLTVFKHNHGAYQFFREALQFEIDETSPSMSGCCGDDCSYEILSRRTKHGEASAGHTHGGGHCGGCCH